A region of Curvibacter sp. AEP1-3 DNA encodes the following proteins:
- a CDS encoding Rieske (2Fe-2S) protein — translation MPTLHPAEPRHWHEVPCAPLPGTVLGHTGKLADGSATMAETTDAADSDGSGVFRYLLLRSGSEVRAYVNRCAHFGVPLAAQQDLLKFQPHVQITCNVHYAHYRWSDGVCTAGDCEGESLLSIPLTVDADGTIRIAP, via the coding sequence ATGCCCACGCTCCACCCCGCTGAACCCCGGCATTGGCATGAGGTACCTTGCGCGCCGCTGCCCGGCACAGTGCTGGGCCACACGGGCAAGCTGGCGGATGGCAGTGCGACGATGGCGGAGACCACAGATGCGGCCGACAGTGACGGCTCGGGCGTGTTCCGCTACCTTTTGCTGCGCAGTGGATCGGAAGTGCGGGCCTATGTGAACCGCTGCGCCCACTTCGGCGTGCCGCTGGCCGCACAGCAAGACCTGTTGAAGTTCCAGCCCCATGTGCAAATCACGTGCAATGTGCACTATGCCCATTACCGGTGGAGTGACGGCGTGTGCACCGCGGGTGACTGCGAGGGCGAGTCGCTGTTGTCTATTCCACTGACCGTCGATGCCGACGGCACCATCCGCATCGCGCCATGA
- a CDS encoding ATP-binding cassette domain-containing protein yields the protein MSLLIHIATLTSPAGVLVRDLQVEIAPGAIHTLMGPSGCGKSSVLAAVCGTLEPGMQWSGTVHLHGQRIDHLPVQARHVGILFQDDLLFAHMTVRENLLFAVPAGPAAARESAVQQALQDVEMQEFAHADPARLSGGQRARVALARALVARPQALLLDEPFSKLDAALRERMRALVLGLVRSRGLPALLVTHDAADVAAPDLLTRLGDL from the coding sequence ATGAGCCTGCTGATTCACATCGCCACCCTCACCAGCCCCGCGGGCGTCTTGGTGCGTGACCTGCAGGTGGAGATCGCCCCCGGCGCTATCCACACGCTCATGGGGCCCAGTGGCTGTGGCAAAAGCAGCGTGCTCGCGGCAGTGTGCGGCACACTGGAACCCGGCATGCAGTGGAGCGGCACGGTGCACTTGCATGGGCAGCGGATTGACCACCTGCCGGTGCAGGCACGGCATGTGGGCATCCTGTTTCAGGACGATTTACTCTTCGCGCACATGACCGTACGGGAGAACCTGCTCTTCGCCGTGCCCGCAGGCCCCGCTGCCGCCAGGGAATCAGCGGTGCAGCAGGCGCTGCAGGATGTGGAAATGCAAGAGTTTGCCCACGCTGACCCGGCACGCTTGTCGGGCGGCCAACGGGCACGGGTCGCCCTGGCACGCGCACTGGTGGCGCGCCCCCAAGCGCTGCTACTGGACGAGCCCTTCTCCAAACTCGACGCCGCCTTGCGCGAACGCATGCGCGCACTGGTGCTCGGGCTGGTGCGCAGCCGTGGCCTCCCCGCCCTGCTGGTGACCCACGACGCGGCAGACGTTGCGGCCCCCGACCTGCTGACCCGCTTGGGCGATTTGTAA
- a CDS encoding TlpA family protein disulfide reductase: MRSTLSLRFSRIARAWLALTALCMGSVSSAWAQVPASTIAVGTPFAVASAYANGQRFNTGTLDGTVTVAFFWNSNCAVCRDSLPELRANLAGWKTKPFSLLLVNLDRKADDWLAYEKLVGQTQMNAKGLLSVRMDGELPAGVRLPLTLLIDSKGKVLKRFEGRLAPEVWDSVADLLP, from the coding sequence ATGCGCTCCACCCTCTCTCTTCGCTTTAGCCGCATTGCACGGGCTTGGCTTGCCCTCACCGCATTGTGTATGGGCTCGGTTTCAAGCGCATGGGCACAGGTGCCAGCCAGTACCATCGCCGTCGGTACTCCCTTTGCAGTGGCGTCTGCATACGCCAATGGCCAAAGATTCAACACCGGCACCCTCGATGGAACGGTGACCGTGGCCTTTTTCTGGAACAGCAACTGCGCCGTCTGCCGCGATAGCCTGCCCGAGCTGCGCGCCAACTTGGCTGGTTGGAAAACCAAACCCTTCAGCCTGCTGCTGGTCAATCTGGACCGCAAAGCTGACGACTGGTTGGCCTACGAGAAACTGGTGGGCCAGACACAGATGAACGCCAAAGGCCTGCTGTCAGTCCGCATGGACGGTGAGTTGCCCGCCGGTGTGCGACTGCCGCTGACCCTGCTGATCGATAGCAAAGGCAAGGTGCTCAAACGCTTTGAAGGTCGACTCGCCCCCGAAGTGTGGGACAGCGTGGCTGACCTGCTGCCCTGA
- a CDS encoding CDP-alcohol phosphatidyltransferase family protein has product MLDRFATPLLRPPLQAIARLLVRAGVGANTVTLAGFAVGMLAAILIASGAYSMGAIALLASRLLDGLDGAVARETQPTDAGGFLDISLDFVFYASIPLAFAVANPAAHALPAAALLAAFIGTGSSFLAFAALAAKRGMDNLAYPDKSFYFLGGLTEATETLAFFVAMCFWPAHFDVLAYTFAALCAVTTATRIWWGWRAFS; this is encoded by the coding sequence ATGCTGGATCGCTTCGCCACTCCCCTCCTTCGCCCGCCGTTGCAGGCTATCGCACGCCTGCTGGTGCGCGCCGGTGTGGGTGCCAATACGGTGACGCTCGCCGGTTTTGCTGTCGGCATGCTTGCTGCGATTTTGATAGCTTCTGGCGCATATTCCATGGGCGCTATCGCCTTGTTGGCCTCCAGATTGCTGGATGGTTTGGACGGTGCGGTTGCGCGGGAGACGCAGCCTACCGATGCCGGTGGCTTTCTCGACATTTCGCTGGACTTCGTGTTCTACGCCAGCATTCCGCTGGCCTTTGCCGTCGCCAACCCCGCCGCCCACGCCTTGCCCGCTGCCGCCCTACTGGCGGCCTTCATCGGCACCGGCAGCAGCTTTCTGGCTTTTGCCGCCCTCGCCGCCAAGCGCGGCATGGACAACCTGGCCTACCCCGACAAGTCGTTCTACTTTCTGGGCGGGCTGACCGAGGCCACCGAAACGCTGGCCTTCTTTGTGGCCATGTGCTTTTGGCCTGCGCATTTTGATGTGCTGGCTTACACCTTTGCCGCCTTGTGCGCTGTGACCACTGCCACCCGCATCTGGTGGGGTTGGCGCGCATTCTCCTGA